The following coding sequences are from one Rhineura floridana isolate rRhiFlo1 chromosome 2, rRhiFlo1.hap2, whole genome shotgun sequence window:
- the BMF gene encoding bcl-2-modifying factor isoform X3 → MGEMDSSDYLEDDFSNLDGLDDDVFHSEDCGLASQPNEMTFPGIFTQSKSYNCLLGRFQLFPLTHCCGPGSRHAKQQDKATQTLNPPSSSHDVMLPCGVTEEPQRLFYGNAGYRLHVNPIGFSLNPHLQEEPRESPQELQTEVQIARKLQCIADQFHRLHLQRTVFLQDPSLMSSLV, encoded by the exons gtgaAATGGATTCCTCTGACTACCTGGAGGACGATTTCTCCAATCTAGATGGGCTAGATGATGATGTGTTCCATTCTGAAGATTGTGGACTTGCCAGTCAGCCCAATGAGATGACCTTTCCTGGCATTTTCACCCAGAGCAAATCTTACAACTGCCTTCTGGGGAGATTCCAGCTGTTCCCACTTACACACTGTTGTGGCCcaggctccaggcatgccaagCAGCAAGACAAGGCAACGCAAACCCTCAACCCACCCTCTTCCAGCCACGATGTCATGTTGCCTTGTGGAGTCACTGAAGAGCCCCAGAGACTCTTCTATG GGAATGCTGGGTACCGTTTACATGTCAACCCAATTGGTTTCTCATTGAATCCACACCTCCAGGAGGAACCTCGGGAGAGTCCGCAAGAACTGCAAACTGAAGTTCAGATTGCGCGGAAGTTACAGTGCATTGCAGACCAGTTTCACAGGCTTCACCTACAGAGG ACAGTATTTCTTCAAGATCCATCCTTAATGTCATCTCTGGTGTAG